A genomic window from Brachyspira sp. SAP_772 includes:
- the lptC gene encoding LPS export ABC transporter periplasmic protein LptC encodes MKKLSKSFILFNIMIFSIISCTDFSKIGQSTGDDNFEHPPEMEFYGFRRESYITNFKQMDMFATNAKFYDSRALIELYDSRNYTYDADGTIAARVSGEFAKINKNTLYTEIFTNVVAKSSNNSTLYTEYVQYDHEKSHFKSPVPIRVEQEDGSWLTGSSMEGDVAMENITVYNEKDEGNAIGVPIAEE; translated from the coding sequence ATGAAAAAATTATCAAAGAGTTTTATTCTTTTTAATATAATGATATTTTCTATAATATCATGTACCGATTTTAGCAAGATAGGTCAAAGTACTGGTGATGATAATTTTGAACATCCGCCTGAAATGGAGTTTTATGGTTTTAGAAGAGAAAGCTATATTACAAATTTTAAACAAATGGATATGTTTGCAACTAATGCTAAGTTTTATGACAGTAGGGCTTTAATAGAGTTATATGATTCACGTAATTATACTTATGATGCTGATGGCACTATTGCTGCTAGAGTATCAGGAGAGTTTGCAAAAATAAATAAAAATACTTTATATACAGAAATATTTACTAATGTTGTTGCAAAATCTTCTAATAATAGTACTCTATATACTGAGTATGTACAGTACGATCATGAGAAAAGTCATTTTAAAAGCCCTGTACCAATTAGAGTAGAGCAAGAAGATGGAAGTTGGCTTACTGGAAGCAGCATGGAAGGAGATGTTGCTATGGAAAACATTACTGTATATAATGAAAAAGATGAAGGTAATGCTATAGGAGTACCAATTGCTGAAGAGTAA
- a CDS encoding LptA/OstA family protein — translation MPQSQRSADKFTYDNKNQVFQYTGNSRLEDKSALITSYKMTFYKETELATFTGKVRLLSKTNGSTIDAGYASYNGKTRYAYARNNPILRSSTNNMTIKSTLMERDFNTPLAKAISNVHLIHIDKENDRRTDGYSDELVYDMDTQISILKGNPRLYQGNDRIEGEILEYNAKTSTANVMGRSKIYILQTNDYVQGDDSTNENKSSKVSNYNVVTADRLFLDEKGGEYQTNRFLYAYGNVNAYFFEENMILKGGYIIYDMDNEHIYMYQDPSVRIPDRGIISFGEWIEYKRDEKFRDIIFHNDVVMVDYDESISLEGDLLHLDPDTKVATVSGAPHAYLENRSMKITSVTMQIFNDDEKLRANGNVNVEMKDMNSKSAWATYFDKAKYLRLWGENPYLAQDKSIVRGREIRYYIETERIEAYGVSGSMSE, via the coding sequence ATACCTCAATCTCAAAGAAGTGCTGATAAATTTACCTATGATAATAAAAATCAAGTATTTCAATATACAGGTAATTCTAGATTAGAAGATAAATCTGCCTTAATAACAAGCTATAAGATGACTTTTTATAAAGAAACAGAACTTGCCACATTTACAGGAAAGGTGAGGCTTTTAAGTAAAACTAATGGTTCTACAATAGATGCAGGATATGCTAGTTATAATGGTAAAACTAGATATGCATATGCTAGAAATAATCCAATACTTCGCTCATCTACAAACAATATGACAATAAAAAGTACTCTTATGGAGAGAGATTTCAATACTCCTTTAGCAAAAGCCATAAGCAATGTTCATCTTATACATATAGACAAAGAAAATGATAGAAGAACAGATGGATATTCTGATGAATTGGTTTATGATATGGATACGCAAATTTCTATATTAAAAGGAAATCCAAGACTTTATCAGGGAAATGATAGAATAGAAGGTGAGATATTAGAGTATAATGCAAAAACTTCCACTGCAAATGTAATGGGAAGAAGCAAAATATATATACTTCAAACTAATGATTATGTTCAAGGCGATGACAGTACTAATGAAAATAAAAGTAGTAAAGTTAGCAATTATAATGTTGTAACAGCAGACAGGCTTTTTTTAGATGAAAAAGGCGGGGAATATCAGACTAATAGATTTTTGTATGCTTATGGAAATGTTAATGCATATTTTTTTGAAGAGAATATGATACTTAAAGGAGGGTACATTATATATGATATGGATAATGAGCATATATATATGTATCAAGATCCTTCAGTTAGAATACCAGATAGAGGAATAATATCCTTTGGTGAGTGGATAGAATATAAAAGAGATGAAAAATTTAGAGATATTATATTTCATAATGATGTTGTTATGGTAGATTATGATGAAAGTATATCATTAGAGGGTGATTTACTTCATCTTGATCCTGACACTAAAGTTGCTACTGTGAGTGGTGCACCGCATGCTTATTTAGAGAATAGAAGTATGAAAATAACTTCAGTTACTATGCAGATATTTAATGATGATGAGAAGTTGAGGGCTAATGGAAATGTTAATGTTGAAATGAAGGATATGAACTCAAAAAGTGCTTGGGCTACATATTTTGATAAAGCTAAGTATTTAAGGTTATGGGGAGAAAATCCATATTTGGCACAAGATAAAAGTATTGTTAGAGGAAGAGAGATTAGATATTATATAGAAACTGAAAGAATAGAAGCATACGGTGTTAGCGGTTCTATGTCTGAGTGA